A genome region from Chlorogloeopsis sp. ULAP01 includes the following:
- a CDS encoding flavin-dependent dehydrogenase translates to MKEILYLEIPVPDTSAVCKWLQAKFEPGTGEKILTPDGFRLRMIGNTASEGSISENLPSELSVFVWSVQRTTYLKVFRWSSQPLPQEKQILKRLTTDIRNRFPHHYPEPPAIDLSKQSIFEALAPHYPLTVKYFQKIPNGEYDLKRVYWWEQRWRQGVRNPQKPRQVVFSHHGDRELGNRKEAEVQGSRGAGEKNFPDTQSSIPNFQYDLIYIGGALGVIHAAVMAKLGYKVLLVERLPFGRMNREWNISRDEIQSLINLGLLTPAEVESIIAREYKDGFNKFFDAYVPQNLKAPILHTPTVLNLGLDSEKLLLLCGQKLRLAGGEIWDETEFIKADIYTSEVIVTVQNLSDRLSKQVSGRVLVDAMGTASPIAWQLNGGRAFDSVCPTVGAVIERGFEPGVWDSQYGDVLNSHGDISRGRQLIWELFPGADQELTIYLFHYHEVNSKNPGSLLEMYEDFFTILPEYRRCDVDKLVWKKATFGYIPGHFSVDSRDRTVAFDRLIAIGDAASLQSPLVFTGFGSLVRNLERLTTLLDVALKHNLLSVRHLNRIRAFQNNIAVTWMFSKGMMVPTGKNLPPERINAMLNNFFGLLADESQKVADDFIKDRFDWLTFNRLALKAARKNPALLLWIWELAGAKDLLRWTSNYFDFTRHSLAISLFSGWLPNLLRKFRPWLESRYPALWLQLLAINYSLFAGKGHPDCKVVPISTEPKLQKSIVN, encoded by the coding sequence ATGAAAGAGATACTTTACCTAGAAATTCCTGTCCCTGATACATCAGCTGTATGCAAATGGCTGCAAGCTAAATTTGAACCAGGAACAGGGGAAAAAATCCTGACACCAGATGGCTTTCGTCTGAGAATGATTGGAAATACAGCGAGTGAAGGGAGTATTTCGGAAAACCTGCCCAGCGAACTTTCTGTTTTTGTCTGGTCAGTGCAGCGAACAACTTATTTAAAAGTGTTTCGTTGGTCAAGTCAACCCTTACCTCAAGAAAAACAAATCCTCAAACGCCTGACTACTGACATCAGAAATCGCTTTCCGCATCACTACCCCGAACCACCAGCAATTGATTTGTCTAAGCAATCTATTTTCGAGGCACTAGCCCCCCATTACCCGTTGACTGTCAAGTACTTTCAGAAAATACCAAATGGAGAATACGATCTCAAGCGAGTTTACTGGTGGGAGCAACGCTGGCGTCAAGGTGTGCGTAATCCCCAGAAGCCACGGCAGGTGGTGTTTTCTCATCATGGGGATAGGGAGTTAGGGAATAGGAAAGAAGCAGAAGTGCAGGGGAGCAGAGGTGCAGGGGAGAAAAACTTTCCCGATACCCAATCATCAATCCCCAATTTCCAATACGATCTCATTTACATCGGTGGCGCCCTGGGTGTGATCCATGCAGCAGTAATGGCAAAACTTGGTTATAAAGTTTTACTAGTGGAACGATTACCTTTTGGGCGGATGAATCGGGAATGGAATATTTCCCGCGATGAAATTCAAAGCTTGATCAACTTGGGTTTGCTTACTCCTGCCGAAGTCGAATCGATTATTGCGCGGGAGTACAAAGACGGATTTAATAAATTTTTTGATGCTTATGTTCCCCAAAACCTCAAAGCACCCATATTGCACACTCCCACAGTCTTAAATTTAGGTTTAGATTCCGAGAAATTACTACTTCTATGTGGACAAAAGCTACGATTAGCAGGTGGTGAAATTTGGGATGAAACAGAGTTTATTAAAGCTGATATTTATACCTCGGAAGTTATTGTCACCGTTCAAAACTTAAGCGATCGCTTAAGTAAGCAAGTTAGTGGACGAGTGCTGGTAGATGCGATGGGAACTGCCTCGCCAATCGCCTGGCAGTTAAATGGAGGTCGTGCTTTTGACAGTGTTTGTCCGACGGTGGGGGCGGTAATTGAGCGTGGATTTGAACCAGGAGTGTGGGATTCTCAGTACGGGGATGTTTTAAATAGTCACGGTGATATTTCTAGGGGTAGACAGCTAATTTGGGAATTATTCCCAGGAGCAGATCAAGAATTAACAATTTATTTGTTTCACTATCATGAAGTCAATTCCAAAAATCCCGGTTCCCTATTGGAAATGTACGAAGACTTTTTCACAATTTTGCCTGAGTATCGGCGCTGCGATGTAGACAAATTGGTGTGGAAAAAGGCGACATTTGGTTATATTCCAGGACATTTTAGTGTTGATAGTCGCGATCGCACAGTTGCATTCGATAGGTTAATTGCCATTGGTGATGCAGCATCACTCCAGTCTCCCCTAGTTTTCACAGGTTTTGGTTCCCTAGTTCGCAATTTAGAACGCCTCACCACTCTTTTGGATGTTGCCCTCAAACACAACCTACTTTCTGTACGACACCTCAACCGAATTCGGGCTTTTCAAAATAATATTGCTGTGACTTGGATGTTTTCTAAAGGCATGATGGTTCCAACTGGAAAAAATTTACCCCCAGAGCGCATCAATGCTATGCTCAATAACTTTTTTGGATTATTAGCAGACGAATCACAAAAAGTCGCAGATGATTTTATTAAAGATAGATTTGATTGGTTGACTTTTAATCGCCTGGCACTGAAAGCAGCTCGCAAAAACCCCGCTTTACTACTATGGATTTGGGAATTAGCTGGAGCTAAGGATTTACTGAGGTGGACAAGTAACTATTTTGACTTTACTCGTCATTCTCTAGCTATTAGCCTGTTCAGTGGATGGTTGCCAAATTTACTGCGCAAATTCCGCCCTTGGCTGGAATCTCGTTATCCAGCATTGTGGTTGCAACTATTAGCAATCAACTATAGTCTATTTGCAGGTAAAGGTCACCCTGATTGCAAAGTAGTACCAATTAGTACCGAACCAAAACTTCAAAAGTCAATTGTTAATTAA
- the cimA gene encoding citramalate synthase — MTVNSSPQIWIYDTTLRDGTQREGLSVSIEDKLRIARRLDQLGIPFIEGGWPGANPKDVQFFWQLQEEPLQQAEVVAFCSTRRPHKIAASEPMLQAILAAGTHWVTIFGKSWDLHVTEGLKTTLAENLAMIRDTIEYLRAQGRRIIYDAEHWFDGYKQNPSYALQTLETAIAAGVEWVVLCDTNGGALPHEITQIITDVIKAMSCDIQIGIHTHNDSDTAVANALAAVMAGAKMVQGTINGYGERCGNANLCSLIPNLQLKLGYECIEENQLLQLTDTSRFVSEVVNLAPDEHAPFIGRSAFAHKGGIHVSAVERNPLTYEHIQPEQVGNRRRIVISEQSGVSNVLAKARCFGIQLDKHNPTTQRILERLKELESEGYQFEAAEASFELLMRQALGNRQQFFEIKGFQVHCDLVQEEETTSSLATVKVAVNGKDILEAAEGNGPVAALDAALRKALVNFYPQIAAFELTDYKVRILNGHTGTSAKTRVMVESGNSHQRWTTVGVSPNILAASYQAVVEGLEYGLLLHSQAEQAEAIMRASSDFGF, encoded by the coding sequence ATGACCGTAAATTCTTCGCCCCAAATTTGGATCTACGACACCACTTTACGAGACGGCACTCAGCGTGAAGGCTTATCAGTATCAATTGAAGATAAGCTACGCATAGCTAGGAGGCTGGATCAACTGGGTATTCCTTTCATAGAAGGTGGTTGGCCGGGGGCAAATCCCAAAGATGTACAATTTTTTTGGCAGTTACAAGAAGAACCACTCCAGCAAGCTGAAGTTGTAGCTTTTTGCTCGACTCGCCGTCCCCATAAAATTGCGGCATCCGAACCAATGCTGCAAGCAATCCTTGCTGCTGGTACCCATTGGGTAACTATATTTGGTAAGTCTTGGGATTTACACGTCACAGAAGGACTCAAGACTACTTTAGCAGAAAATTTGGCGATGATCCGCGATACTATTGAGTATTTGCGTGCTCAAGGACGTCGCATTATCTACGATGCGGAACACTGGTTTGATGGTTATAAACAAAATCCCAGTTATGCTCTGCAAACTTTAGAGACAGCGATCGCTGCTGGTGTAGAATGGGTTGTCTTATGTGATACAAATGGCGGCGCTTTACCCCATGAAATTACGCAAATCATTACAGATGTCATCAAGGCAATGTCTTGCGATATTCAAATCGGAATTCACACTCATAATGATTCTGATACAGCTGTTGCCAATGCTCTAGCAGCAGTTATGGCAGGAGCAAAAATGGTACAAGGTACTATAAATGGATACGGCGAACGTTGCGGCAATGCTAATCTTTGTTCGTTAATTCCCAACTTGCAGTTAAAACTTGGTTACGAATGTATAGAAGAAAACCAGCTTCTCCAACTAACTGACACTAGCCGCTTTGTCAGTGAAGTCGTAAATCTTGCTCCTGACGAACACGCACCATTTATTGGTAGATCAGCATTTGCTCACAAAGGTGGCATCCATGTATCAGCAGTGGAACGCAATCCCCTGACTTATGAACATATTCAACCAGAACAAGTAGGAAACCGTCGTCGCATCGTCATTTCTGAACAGTCTGGAGTTAGCAATGTCTTGGCGAAAGCTCGCTGTTTTGGGATTCAATTAGACAAGCACAACCCGACAACACAGCGAATTCTTGAACGTTTAAAGGAATTGGAGAGTGAAGGATACCAATTTGAAGCGGCTGAGGCAAGTTTTGAGTTGTTGATGCGCCAAGCCTTAGGAAACCGTCAGCAATTTTTTGAAATCAAGGGCTTTCAGGTTCACTGTGATTTGGTGCAGGAAGAAGAAACCACAAGCTCTCTTGCTACTGTTAAAGTTGCTGTCAATGGTAAGGATATTTTAGAAGCAGCCGAAGGAAACGGCCCAGTTGCAGCTTTGGATGCAGCTTTACGCAAAGCTTTAGTGAATTTCTATCCCCAAATAGCTGCTTTTGAACTAACAGATTATAAAGTGCGAATTCTTAACGGGCATACGGGTACATCAGCCAAAACCCGCGTCATGGTTGAGTCTGGTAATAGTCACCAACGTTGGACGACTGTTGGAGTTTCCCCAAATATTCTGGCGGCTTCCTATCAAGCAGTAGTAGAAGGACTAGAATACGGTTTGTTGCTACATTCACAAGCTGAACAGGCTGAAGCGATTATGAGGGCGTCATCCGATTTTGGATTTTAG
- the thiO gene encoding glycine oxidase ThiO yields MNKDVLIIGGGIISLAIAVELKLRGAKVTILSRDFQSAATHAAAGMLAPDTEKITHPAMQQLCWRSRSIYANWTQKLEQITGLNTGYWPCGSLAPVLEEDVGNADESFFASSKTAYWLNKETINQYQSGLGEEVIGGWWYPEDAQVDNRALAKALLSSVRSLGIELKEGTTVEGLQQQQGQVVGVQTNAGVLRAENYILAAGAWSNQLFPLPVRPKKGQMLSVRVPEYVTELPLTRILFGDDIYIVPRRDRRIIIGATNEDVGFTPYNTPIGIQTLLQQAIRLYPQIQHYPIEELWWGFRPATPDELPILGSSNCKNLTLATGHYRNGILLAPITAELIADLIEEQKSADPLLYHFHYSRFQTQSSTPSQMLTLSNSHLPSQLVTNSLPIQDSPLVIAGKSFTSRLMTGTGKYRSIEEMQQSVVESGCQIVTVAVRRVQTNAPGHEGLAEALDWTKIWMLPNTAGCKTADEAIRVARLGREMAKLLGQEDNNFVKLEVIPDSKYLLPDPIGTLQAAEQLVKEGFAVLPYINADPILAKHLEEVGCATVMPLAAPIGSGQGLKTAANIQIIIENANLPVVVDAGIGAPSEAAQAMEMGADALLINSAIALAKNAPAMARAMNMAAIAGRLAYLAGRMPTKDYASPSSPMTGTVTN; encoded by the coding sequence ATGAATAAAGATGTTTTGATTATTGGTGGCGGCATTATAAGTTTAGCCATCGCTGTTGAACTGAAACTGCGCGGAGCAAAAGTTACCATCTTAAGCCGCGACTTTCAATCTGCCGCTACTCATGCCGCAGCCGGAATGCTAGCACCAGATACCGAAAAAATTACCCATCCAGCAATGCAACAATTGTGCTGGCGATCGCGTTCTATTTATGCCAACTGGACGCAGAAACTAGAACAAATCACTGGTTTAAACACTGGTTACTGGCCTTGTGGAAGTTTAGCACCAGTTTTGGAAGAGGACGTGGGGAATGCAGATGAAAGTTTCTTTGCGTCTTCTAAGACTGCTTATTGGTTAAACAAAGAAACAATTAACCAATATCAGTCAGGGTTGGGTGAAGAAGTAATCGGTGGTTGGTGGTACCCCGAAGATGCCCAAGTAGATAATCGTGCTTTAGCAAAAGCTCTACTGAGTTCAGTACGCTCGTTAGGCATAGAGTTGAAAGAAGGAACGACAGTAGAGGGACTTCAGCAGCAGCAAGGACAGGTTGTGGGCGTACAAACCAATGCTGGAGTGTTGCGTGCTGAAAACTATATCTTAGCCGCAGGTGCTTGGTCAAATCAATTATTTCCCCTACCAGTGCGCCCAAAAAAAGGACAAATGCTAAGTGTGCGAGTGCCAGAATATGTGACAGAATTGCCTTTGACACGTATTTTGTTTGGTGATGATATTTACATTGTGCCTAGACGCGATCGCCGCATTATTATTGGTGCTACTAACGAAGATGTCGGCTTTACGCCCTACAATACACCAATCGGAATTCAAACCTTACTCCAACAAGCGATTCGATTATATCCCCAAATCCAGCATTATCCAATTGAAGAATTATGGTGGGGATTTCGCCCTGCTACTCCTGATGAATTACCAATACTGGGAAGTAGTAATTGTAAAAATTTAACTTTGGCAACTGGCCATTATCGCAATGGTATTCTTCTAGCACCCATCACGGCGGAATTGATTGCCGATTTGATTGAGGAACAAAAATCCGCCGATCCTCTACTTTATCACTTTCACTATTCGCGTTTTCAGACTCAGTCATCTACCCCCAGCCAAATGCTTACACTCTCCAATAGTCACTTACCATCACAGTTAGTTACTAATTCGCTTCCCATTCAAGATTCTCCACTTGTCATTGCTGGCAAATCTTTTACCTCTCGCTTAATGACAGGCACGGGGAAATATCGTAGTATTGAGGAAATGCAGCAAAGTGTCGTGGAGAGCGGCTGTCAAATAGTTACTGTTGCTGTCAGACGTGTGCAAACCAACGCTCCCGGACATGAAGGTTTAGCTGAAGCACTAGATTGGACTAAAATTTGGATGCTGCCAAACACTGCTGGCTGCAAAACAGCAGATGAGGCAATCAGAGTTGCCCGTTTGGGAAGAGAAATGGCAAAACTCCTTGGGCAAGAAGATAACAATTTTGTCAAATTAGAAGTAATTCCCGACTCTAAGTATTTACTGCCAGATCCAATTGGCACTCTCCAAGCCGCAGAACAGTTAGTCAAAGAAGGCTTTGCCGTTCTACCTTATATCAACGCCGATCCCATACTGGCAAAGCACTTGGAAGAAGTAGGCTGCGCTACTGTCATGCCCCTAGCAGCGCCCATCGGTTCCGGGCAAGGGCTAAAAACTGCGGCTAACATTCAAATCATCATCGAGAATGCTAACTTACCCGTAGTAGTAGATGCCGGGATTGGAGCGCCATCAGAAGCAGCCCAAGCGATGGAAATGGGCGCAGATGCATTATTAATTAATAGCGCGATCGCCTTAGCTAAAAACGCACCCGCAATGGCACGTGCAATGAATATGGCAGCGATCGCAGGTCGTTTAGCATATCTTGCTGGTAGAATGCCAACAAAAGATTATGCCAGCCCTTCCTCACCTATGACTGGCACTGTCACGAATTAG
- a CDS encoding ssl1498 family light-harvesting-like protein produces the protein MPYTTEEGGRLNNFAREPKVYQAEPPTSQQKRNYIFLGIAAMVLVGGLVFVAFSVSNLS, from the coding sequence ATGCCCTATACGACTGAAGAAGGCGGCCGTTTAAATAATTTTGCGCGTGAACCTAAAGTTTATCAAGCAGAACCTCCTACGTCACAGCAAAAGCGCAATTATATCTTTTTAGGAATTGCCGCAATGGTTCTGGTTGGTGGTTTAGTTTTCGTTGCCTTCTCTGTTTCTAATCTTAGTTAG
- a CDS encoding tetratricopeptide repeat protein — protein MSVNETAHSDKFVWNRQVYHRLKLALSLGLRRQIFLAICDDLSIRNQVAARLHSTLAYPVGQVLYQPSEIQEASTPAYPRLVTLRLNLSDPNPIAQINQWLVNYPPPIVGASKDSPGRSLPIPGFQIVGVEQLTKQPVAIQRLFLHYLRLTEQHLSSPESSRFLESSLLLWVPRPWLYAIQQSAPQFWRCRTGVFVFAGEPTPTANNRSSPERLSSYKSLDLGSFEQSVLEESLFEVDFDFQSQPPVVNHQDKIPETPVSRSEILMPEPPQEELTHQISVSETSSEPKFTHISQELTELIQATINNTDHAIAQNRDESIQAQQLLEEIDALHSKQALPETIAAAYHRLGNLYRLRLEQGQANIENIMVAILAYQEAITHDETSSHVPDILNDLGTLYWMLYRTPPNSEEGQSYIEQGIEFYQLALKLISPDTHSETYARVQNNLGTAYGDLARFKNPVKNWQQAIAAYTEVVRFRTNNMEPLKYAATQNNLGTAYWHLAQHTQSAENLHKAIAAYSLALNYYHPEQEPLKYGMIQNNIGTAHWNLAQYDHPTENLRLAVKAYGEALKYRTPANVPTACAATQNNLGTAYWNLANQSQTTKEERQKFLKLCIKAYEECIAIANSLSEDSLSFDIFTTHNNLGLAHYQLASDQSLNIDKASRSRHLEAALENHLQALNRLTHKQESYQTTFTYIVKTIRAFHNELGIKGQNLALSKVPGHLLSEIMPKL, from the coding sequence ATGAGCGTGAATGAAACAGCACATTCAGATAAATTTGTATGGAATCGGCAAGTATACCATCGCCTAAAACTTGCCCTTAGCCTTGGTTTACGACGACAAATTTTTTTAGCAATATGTGATGATTTAAGCATAAGAAATCAAGTAGCGGCGCGTTTGCATTCAACTTTGGCTTATCCGGTTGGGCAAGTGCTATATCAGCCTTCAGAAATACAAGAAGCCAGTACACCAGCTTATCCGCGATTAGTCACTTTACGATTGAACTTAAGCGATCCTAACCCCATAGCTCAGATCAATCAATGGCTAGTTAATTATCCACCACCAATAGTAGGAGCATCAAAAGATAGTCCTGGACGATCGCTACCAATACCAGGCTTTCAGATTGTAGGTGTTGAGCAGCTAACTAAGCAACCAGTAGCAATACAGCGTTTATTTTTACATTATTTACGATTAACCGAACAGCATTTATCAAGTCCAGAATCAAGCCGTTTTTTAGAATCTAGTTTATTGTTGTGGGTGCCGCGCCCTTGGTTATATGCGATTCAGCAGTCAGCACCACAATTTTGGCGTTGCCGCACAGGTGTGTTTGTTTTTGCTGGAGAACCAACACCAACTGCTAATAATAGAAGTTCACCAGAACGTTTATCTAGTTATAAAAGTTTGGATTTGGGCAGTTTTGAGCAATCTGTTTTGGAAGAATCTCTCTTTGAGGTAGATTTTGACTTTCAGTCACAGCCACCAGTCGTCAATCATCAAGATAAAATCCCAGAAACTCCTGTAAGTAGATCAGAAATATTGATGCCAGAACCACCGCAGGAGGAGCTAACACATCAAATCAGTGTTAGTGAAACAAGCTCAGAGCCGAAATTTACACACATCAGTCAGGAATTAACGGAGTTAATACAAGCCACAATTAATAATACTGATCATGCGATCGCTCAAAATCGAGATGAAAGCATACAAGCGCAGCAACTTTTGGAAGAAATTGATGCATTACATTCAAAACAAGCTTTACCAGAGACAATTGCAGCAGCTTATCATCGCTTAGGAAATTTATATCGCCTGCGGCTCGAACAAGGGCAGGCAAACATAGAAAACATTATGGTAGCGATTCTTGCATATCAAGAGGCAATTACTCATGATGAAACCTCATCCCACGTTCCAGATATCTTAAATGATTTGGGAACACTGTACTGGATGTTGTACCGTACACCACCCAATTCTGAAGAAGGGCAATCTTATATAGAACAGGGAATTGAATTTTATCAGTTAGCTTTGAAGTTAATTTCGCCCGACACACACTCAGAAACTTACGCTCGCGTGCAAAATAATTTAGGGACAGCTTACGGTGACTTGGCACGTTTCAAGAATCCAGTCAAAAACTGGCAACAAGCGATCGCAGCTTATACTGAAGTAGTACGCTTCCGTACCAACAATATGGAACCATTGAAGTATGCTGCCACTCAAAATAATTTGGGTACTGCTTATTGGCATTTAGCGCAACATACTCAATCGGCAGAAAACTTGCACAAAGCGATCGCGGCTTACAGTCTTGCCCTAAATTACTATCACCCAGAACAGGAACCGCTCAAATATGGCATGATCCAAAACAATATCGGTACTGCCCACTGGAATTTAGCACAATACGATCATCCAACAGAAAATTTGCGACTGGCGGTGAAAGCATATGGGGAGGCGTTAAAATATCGCACTCCTGCTAATGTTCCTACTGCCTGTGCCGCTACGCAAAATAATCTTGGTACTGCTTACTGGAACTTAGCAAACCAATCGCAAACAACAAAAGAAGAACGGCAAAAATTCCTCAAACTTTGCATTAAAGCCTATGAAGAATGCATTGCTATTGCTAATTCACTCAGCGAAGATAGTTTGAGCTTCGATATATTCACCACTCACAATAATTTAGGATTAGCTCATTATCAACTAGCATCCGATCAGTCTTTAAATATTGATAAAGCCTCTCGTTCTCGGCATTTAGAAGCGGCATTAGAAAATCATTTACAAGCTTTAAACAGATTAACTCATAAACAAGAATCTTATCAAACTACATTTACTTATATTGTCAAAACCATTCGCGCTTTTCATAATGAGTTAGGAATTAAAGGACAAAATCTTGCCTTATCAAAAGTTCCCGGTCATTTATTATCGGAAATTATGCCCAAGCTGTAA